CGCCCTGATCACACCTTTTTCTCTTGTAATAAAGGCGGGAAATGAAATGTTCTTTGTTGAATCCTTGATTGTCAGATTTCCCTGCACCGTATAGTTCGCATCTTTCATCAATACCTCTTTCCCTACAGAAGGTTTAAAATTGCTCACACCTGTAATCTCAAAAATTGCCACCGGGTATTTCTCAATATCAAAGAACATAGGTCCTTTCAGCTCTGCTTCCAGCTTATGTTGCAGCATGGAATCAGTAGGTGCCAGATCTTTATCTTCCAGTGTACTCATATTGATCTTAATACTACCACCGGTAACCAGTGTATCCTGCACGTACAATTTGCTTTCCAGCAGTCTGAAAATGCCGGTATGTTTACCCGTAGGCTTTGTACCGATGAATTGTACCACACTTACTGTAGTATCTACATGATATGACCTCCCTTCTCCTTCCTTTACGGACTGGGCATCTTGTATCGTTGCTTTGTCGGCCTTTGGCGCCTGCTCACAGGCTGCCATGAACGTTAGCAAAATGATTGGAACTATATATTTCATAAACTACATTATTCTCATCTCAGCTGCCAGCTATTTCCCGGTTGCCCACCCAGACAAAGCGTCTGAGAATAAATTCCGGGTTAGTAAAGCTTGCATTTCCGGCAGGGTTGCCGCCGGTCACATGAAAATCAGAGAAAGCTGCATGTTGGTTCACCCAGATAAAGCCGGTTAAATTGAAAGAAACCGGGGTGAATACGCTGTTCATCGCTTCCGTGATCTTTTCCTTTGTGTCCGGGTTTATGGCATATGCTGCACAGGTAATCGCCCCATGTTGTTCTGCCATCTGACGGGCCAGTTGAATAGACTCGTCCGTATCTTTTGTTTTTACTAATAACAAAACCGGGCCAAATAATTCCTGCTCAAAAATGTGTTTGTCAGTACTTTCCACCTGCAGGATGGCAGGTGTAAAGCCCCTGGCGTGTGCAAACTCCTCGTTTACCAGTGGCTGGCCTTCCAGTACTACCTTCGCACCCAGTTTACCGGCGTTGTGTGCCCGCTGCAGGGTTGTATCGTTCTGTAATGCACCCAGGGTACCGGCGCCCATTTTAGGATTGCTGACAAGGGCGGTCACCGCATTTTTGAATTTCTCTACTACGTCATCAAAAGAAAGTGTGCCGTTAGGGGTTTGTACGCCTCCCGCAGGTATGAAGAAGTTCTGTGGCGCGGTACACATCTGCCCGGAGTACAGGGAGACGGAGAATGCCAGATTCTGCATCACCGCGTCTATATCAGCTACGCTATCCAGGATTACAGAGTTGACGCCTGCTTTTTCAGTAAAAACAGTTTTACCGGACAGGGATTCTACATAGTTCCCAAACTGGCTGCCCCCTGTATAATCAATCAGTTTAATACCAGGATGTTCACACAAAGTTTTAGTGATCGGCGCTGCGGTGGTATCGGTGGCCAGTTGGCACAGGTTAGGGCTAAAGCCTTTCTCCTGCAACACCTGTTGGATAGCACTTATCGCAATCGCGATAGGCAGAATGGCCCTGGGGTGAGGTTTCACGATCACAGGGTTACCTGTTACCAGGTCTGCATATATTCCAGGTAGCGAATTCCATACCGGGAATGTAGAGCAACCGATTACAAGCCCCGGCCCTTTGGGCATAGCCCTGAAATTCTTTTTGAGTTGGAGGGCGAATTTCCCCATAGGTTTTTCCCACAACTGTTCGGCAGGGTAGCGGTTCAGTTCATGGTAGCCCATGGCAATTGCTTCCAGTGCGCGGTCATTTGCATGTGGTCCGGATGCCTGAAAGCTCATCATAAAGCTCTGCCCGGTGGTATGCTGGGTGGCGTAGGCGATGTCAAAAAAATACGTCTGTATACGCTCCAGGGTTTCTACCAGGATATCGGCCCGGATGTCAACAGTTGTATTGCGCCATTGGGGAGCCGCGGCAACAGCTTTTTCTACAAGATCGTCCGCAGTGAAGAGGGGATAGGTAATACCAAGTGGTTCCATGGTATATGGAGATACTTCCTCACCTGCCCATCCGGATTCACCGGTTTGTAAAAGTTGTGAAAAAGGGGTGTTGAGTTGTGCCTTGTACCTGTTGTGACCTTCTTCGGGGGCTTGCTCGCCATAAGCTTTGGGGTGCTCAGGATATTGCGAGTAGAATGCACGCTCGTGATTAGCCTTCACGGCTTTGTCAATCGTGTTTTGGTGTTTGATGGTAAGCATATGTGGAATTTGAATAATTAGCTTTTCATGCCGGGGCTTGTGCCCACACAAGCCCCGGTTGATCTCTTTACCATCCTTCAGTCATCATCTTGCCAATGAGAAACGGTTATCGTTATAGTACTCATCAGCCCTCACCTTCAGGGGATGGCTGCGCTGGTATTGTAAAAACGCGTCGTATTCAGCTTTATGCATATTTGTCCAGGCTTTGAAAGCAGATTGGTTGCTCACGGGACCAAAGATCCACTGGGTGTAAGCGTCGAATAAACCTTCTTTCAGCAGGCTGCGCTGGTAGTCAAATAATGCGTAGGGGAACTTTACACCTGAGAAATTGAACCAGTCCAGCAGGAAACGGGTCCTTACCATCACCAGGGTCTCAGGGTCAATACCTGTCATGACTACGGATGTCTGTTTGCCCATAGAGGCTTTATAGCTGTCAGCAAATTCGGAGGCTGAGTGCTTTTTGCTCTTCCGCTCATTTTCCATATCCTCGAGGGCCTGGGTCATGAGGGATGGATCGTTGTATAATTTTTTATACGCATCTATCAGCATGGTACGTACCTCAGCTGTGCGGTCTGTATAGCTCTCCAGGTTGATAAAGATCTCACCGTAAATGATGATCCAGGAAGGATCTTTTACGTAAGAATACGCCCTGCAGGCATTGTAGTAGTTGCCGGGGAAAGTAGGATCTTTTTCAATCCCTTTCAGCCAGTTGGCCATACCACCTTCATATACTTTCAGGAACATCAGCAGTTGTCCGTTGTCATTATATAGTTCTCCGCTTTCAGGGAAGCGCTTCAGTCCTTTTTCGTACAATTTCTGGGCTGTTTTCCATTCCTGGTTTGCCTGGTAAATATTACCGGCTATCTGGTAGAGTTGTGGATCAGCGTCCTTTTTACTCAGCAGTGGTTCGATGGTGCTTTTGGCTTTGCTCATATTGCCCTGAAGGAAATAGGCAAATCCCAGTTGCTTTTTATATTGGGTATTGTCAGGGTCCATGGTAATGGCCTGGTTCAGTACCAATATGGCATTGGAATAATCTCCGCTGCGGAGGAAGCCGGTGGCGGTGTTAAATAATTCGTTGGCATCCTGTGCGAAAACCGGTAAGGTCGCGAAAAAGAAGCCAATACATATAGCTATTTTCAATAAAGAAGCCCTCATGTACATCCTTGATCTTTCGTTTGGTGTAAAAATAGGTAAAAAATATGCCAAACCTGCTTATAGCACATGGGATACGAGTCCGTCTCTTAATTTGGGTTCGAACCAGGTACTTTTAGGAGGCATTACATTACCACTATCTGCAATGTCAAATAATTGTTGAATGGTGACCGGGTACAGCGCAAAAGCAACTTTGTATTCTCCGCTATCTACGCGTTTCACCAGTTCCTGTAATCCCCGGATGCCGCCTACGAAGTCGATACGTTTGTCAGTGCGTTGGTCTTTTATACCGAGCAGTTTATCCAGCAAGTTGTTGGAGAGGATGGTGACATCCAGTATTCCAATGGGATCATAGCTAAAGGTGCCTTCCTGTGCGACCAGGCGATACCAGCTGCCATCCAGGTACATACTGAATTCATGGAGCATAGAAGGGGCTTGTGGCAGGTGACCGATGGGTTCTACTACAAAGTCGTATTCCAGTTTGGAGAGCAGATCTTCTTTGCTCAGGCCGTTCAGGTCTTTGACGACTCTGTTGTAATCAAGGATCACCAGTTGGCTGGCGGGGAAGATGGTGGTCAGGAAATAATTGGCCGGATCATCGAGGCCAATGCGTTGTTGTTCTTCCAATTCCTTTTGTACCAGGGATGCGGATGCGGCACGATGATGCCCATCTGCGATGTATGTATGTGGTACTTTGGTTTCGAAGAGCGCAGTGATCTCGTCGTTGGTGGCTTTGTCATCCACCACCCAGAGGGTGTGTTGAATGCCGTCGGCAGCTGTGAAGTCGTACGCAGGAGCATGATGCGCTGTCCATTGATCAATGAGTGAATTGATGGCAGGAACATCATTGTAGGCAAGGAATACATTGCCTGTTTGTGCGTTGGTAGTTTTGATATTGTTGATCCTGTCCTTCTCTTTGTCAGGACGGGTGAATTCGTGTTTTTTGATAATCCCGCTATTGTAATCGGAGATAGACGAGATACAGACAAGACCTGTCTGACTGCGGCCATTCATGATCAGGCGGTAGATGTAATAGGCGGGGGCGTCGTCCTGGAAGAGGGTGCCATCTTTGATAAAGCGTTGCAGGTTTTCTGCAGCTTTATCATATACAGACTGGCTATATACGTCGGTGCCATCTGGCAAGTCGATTTCTGATTTTGAAACGTGGTAAAAAGAGTAGGGGTTGCCGGCGGCTTCTAACTTAGCTTCTGGAGCGCTTAACACATCGTATGGTCTGGCTGCAACTTTTTCAGCCAGTGCGGGTGTGGGTCTTAATCCTTTGAACGGTCTGATGATTGCCATATTGAAAGGTAATTGTTAGTCAGGTAAATGTAACTGCAAATAGGCAGATGAGCAAATACAAGGCCACAATGGTGTTTGCATGAAAAATGCCCACTTCAGGCGTTGACCTGAAAGCAAAAAGCTCCCACCGCAGGTGAGAGCTTTTTGCTTTTATAGTAAGTAAGATTACGCTTTCTTCAGGCTAAAATATTTCATCGCCTCTACCAGCACTTCCACACTTTCATATGGCAATGCATTGTAAAGAGAAGCACGGAAACCACCTACACTGCGGTGACCTTTGATACCTACGATGTCTTCCTTCTTTGTAAATTTCAGGAACTCATCTTCCAGTTCAGGTTTATCCATGATAAAGCAAACGTTCATGCGGCTACGGTCTTCCTTCGCCACAGTACCACGGAATAACGGGTTGTGATCGATTTCATCATACAGAAACGCTGCTTTCTTCTCATTTAATTTTTCAATTCCTGCAGCACCGCCCTGGTCTCTCAACCAGCGTAGTGTGAGCATGGAAATGTAAATTGAAAATACGGGAGGGGTGTTCAACATTGATCCATTCTCAATGTGATTACGATAATCCAATATCGTTGGAAGCTTGCGGGTTACCTTACCAAGAATACTCTTGCGCACAGCTACCATAGTTACGCCAGCGGCGCCCATGTTTTTCTGTACACCGGCATAGATGAGGGAGAACTTATTGAAGTCCATTTGTCTGCTCAGGATATCACTGCTCATGTCGCCAATCAGAGGCACTTCTGTCTCTGGAATGTGCTGCCATTGCGTACCATAGATGGTATTGTTGGTTGTGATATGCAGGTAAGTTGATTTTGGGGAAACATTAAATTGTTTGGGAATGTAAGTGTAGTTACTTTCTTTTGAACTACCAGCTACGTCTACGAAACCAAACTGCTTTGCTTCTTTAATCGCCTTATTGCTCCATACTCCGGTATCTATGTAAGATGCCGTTCCATCGTTTTCAAGTAAGTTCATCGGAACCTGCAGGAATTGCTGCGTAGCACCACCATGAAGGTAGAGTACTTCGAAGTCGTCTTCCAGTTGCATCAGTTCGCGTACGAGATTACGTGCCTCATCAATTACAGCCTGAAACAGTGGAGTCCTGTGCCCTATTTCCAATATGGACATTCCTGACCCCTCAAAGTCAATCAAAGCTTTACTAGCCTTGTACAGAACCTCATTTGGTAATACGGAAGGTCCCGCGTTAAAATTGTGCACCTTCATAGGTCGATCTAAATTAAATAAATTGTTAGCTTGTTCCACTTTGCTTCTTGGTTTTGTCAGAGGAATGGATTAAAAAATAGATAATGGCATTTCAAATCAGATGCTGATGTTGTGTAGGATAAGGCTAAAAAGATAGTATTAACAAAGATAATTTATATTTTTTTAAAATCGAAATTAATTGAAAAGCCCTTGGGTACTCAGTTTTCTTTTTTGCACAAAGCGTATGCCAGCTATTCCTCCACACGACCGATCATTTTGCCTGTATCTGGCAGGGGCGTATATTCTTTCAGTTTTTTGTTAATATTATTGAGTGGTGGCTGGCCAGCATCGACCCAGGCAGTATACCAGCAACTGGCCACCGCATGAATGGCTGCCCGCATACGCCTTTCTACCATATTGCCCAGCAATTGCTGATACGCTTTCGTATAGGAAGTAGCGTAAGTACGTACCAGTTTTCCTTTCCTGTTTTCATAAGCATATTTTGTGTCTGGCGGTGTACGTTGACTCAGGGTTTTTTCCTGTTTTAATACAGTGTCTGCAGCGCTGGCACTACTACTCACTACCTGCCATATAAAGGTTGGTACATCACGGATATAAACGGCCTTTCCACACCAGTAGTTGAAACTGCCATCCGCCAGCAGTTCGGGGATGCGGGATTCCCATAAACCATGAATACCTTCCTGCCCGGTGAACTGACCGTTGTGATTAGAACAGGCATGCAGGGGCACATGTGCATCTGCCACATAATGGCCCAGGTCAGCGCTGAGCCGGAGTATTTTGTCAGGGTCTTTTTCCTGGAAGGCTTTGGATAGGCGTGCCATCATGAGCGGAATGTACCAGGGTACAATCCCATATTGTAGCAGGCTATCTTCCCCAAACTGTAGCAGGGCGGCCTGCCAGCTACGGGGTATCCAATCGTAAGGTGGTGGGCCATAATGATCAATATCTATGTAATGGCGGGGGCCTTCGGCAGCTACGATATATCTTCTTTTATCAGCATCTGTAGCATGCGCTTTCAGGTAGGCCTGCTGCGGCTTGTAGAGTGCGAGCATGGCGGGTGGCAGAGAGAATACCGCCAGCTCATTGATACGCTGATGGGCAAAGAACCCCCAGCCCACAGAAGTGAATGGGAGGAGGATGCAAACAACAATGGAAAACAGTCTTTTAAAAAACATGATTATTTATGGTGGTGTTCCAGGGAGGTCACCCCACCACTCACGGCAAACTTCATCGCTTCCCCTGCAGAAATATTCGTAAGGGGTTTTACCTTTTTAGCAGGCACCATGAATACTTTACCCGTGATGGCGTAAGCATGTGGCACGTAAACCGCCATGTAGCCTTCCAGGCCCAGGATGGTTACGTCCGGCTGGGTGATGAAGCCCATTTCCCATACGTCCACACCATAGATCTGGACAAGTACAGGATGATCGAACTTCTTCTTTTCCCCTACAAAGGCGTCGAAAACGTCTTTGACAGATGAGTAAATATATTTGATGAAAGGTGTCTTTTCCAGGATGCCGTCAAATAGGGCGAAGATCCTTCCCAGAATAAAGGAAGAACTCAGGTAACCTACTGTCACAACCAGGAGTAATACCAGCGCAAAACCCACCCCCTTGAACCGGAGGTAGCTAAAAGGAGCCTCCTGAGAGATAAGATCCTTCGGGAAGATGTTGTCGATGGTTACAAACAGGTAATACAAAGTAAAGGCGGTCACACCGATAGGTGCCAGGATCAGCAGACCCTGGAAGAAATACCTTAATATCTTCGATGCCAGAACTTTAAGACGGATTCTTGGAGACATAATAGTTGTTGTAAACTGGGGCAAAGGTACTATATAAAGGGGCAATGTGTTTTTTAACTTCAACTTATCTACATTAAATAAAATCCTTCTGGAAACTTTAAAAGTTTAAAAAGTTTCCATAGTTTTAGGTTAACCTAATTCTGGCTCCAAATACACTATCCAATGGAAATACAATCACGTATTCTGGATACCGCCTTCAATCTGTTCAGCCAATTCGGCACCAGATCTATTACTATGGATGACATTGCCCAGAAAATGGGTGTCTCCAAAAAGACCCTTTACGCCCATTTCGCCGACAAAGACGAATTGGTCACCCATGCGATTACGCGCTTCCTCCACGCGGTAGACGCCGACTGCAAAGCAAACCAAATCCAGGCCGTCAATGCAATAGATGAGCTATTCCTCGTCATGGAAATGCTGGACAAACAGTTCAGGAACATGAAGCCATTTGTCCTCCTCGACCTGCAAAGATATCACTCCACCGCCTACCAGGCCTTCCTCTCTTACAGAGATACCAGCATGCAAAGCATCATCCGCGAAAACCTGCAGAGGGGTATCCGGGAAGGGCTCTATCGCGCTGACCTGGATGTGGATGTACTCACCAGGTATCGCCTGGCTACTGCCATGCTCTGTTTTCAACCAGATGTATTCGCACCCGGGTTGTACGAAATGAGTAAAGTACAACGCATTTTATTGGAACATTTTCTCTATGGACTTGTTTCCAGTAAGGGATTTCAAAGGATTGAAGCCTATAAACCACAACTATCGTAAAACCAAATGACCTATATGCAAGCGAACAAAAAGCGGACAGGATGGATAGGAGCCTTACTGCTGCTGATCTTTCACACGGGAATGGCCCAGTCTCCCGCCAATACGCCGTTAGCGCCCATGTCGCTCACTGCGAAAGAAGCGGTTGACTATGCCCTGGCTAACCAGGCCACTGTGCGAAACGCAAAACTGGATGAACTCATCCAGCTGGCGAAAAACAAAGAAGTCAGCGGAATGGCCCTGCCACAATTGAGCGGCGCAGGCTCCTTCCAGCACAATCCAATCGTCCAGAAACAGCTGATCGATGCTTCCAACTTTTCCGACACTGTGCCCAAAGGTACCCTCGTACCATTCGCTTTTGGCCTCAAATTCAACGTGCTCGGCGAAGTGAAATTTAACCAGGTACTCTTCGATCCCAGTGTACTCGTCGCCCTACAGGCCCGCAAAACCCTGGAAGAACTCTCCCACAGGGGGGTACAGAAAGCAGAGATCGATGTCAAAGTGAATGTTTACAAATCTTATTACAACGTGCTTTCCGCACGTAAAGCCCTGACCATACTCAGGGGCAACCTCACCACACTTGAAAAACTGCTTGGAGAAACAAGAGAAACCTACAAGAACGGTCTCGTGGAAAAACTGGATGTAGACAGGCTTGTCGTACAGGTAACCAACCTTCGCACGGAAGAGACCAAATTACAGAACCTTTCCGAAGTAGGCCTGGCTGCCCTCAAATATTCCATGGGCATGCCCATGCAGCAGGAGCTGACACTTACCGACACGCTCTCTATAGCAGAAATAAAATCAGCAGTAGCCGTAGAAAAGTTCGACTACTCCCAGCGTATAGAATACCAGTTACTGGAATCACAAAAGAAAGCATACGAATACGATCTCAAGCGCTATAAATACAATGCCCTGCCAATACTCTCTCTCTTTGGTACAGGTGGTGTGAGCCGCGCGAGCGATGTGTTCAACTACTTTGATAAGCAAACGTGGTACGGCTATGTAGGCTATGGTGTGAACCTGAGCTTCAATATTTTCACCGGCTTCCAGCGCAAACGCAAGGTAGACCAGGCTTTTCTGCAGGTAAAGAAAACAGAAGTGAGCATAGAAGATGCAAAACTCGGTATCGATCTGGAACAAGCACAATCTACTTCCAACCTGCGCAACAACATCGTAGCGCTCGAAGCCCAGGAAAGCAATATGCAACTGGCACAGGAAGTATATAATACCACACAGATCAAATACAAGGAGGGCGTAGGTTCCAGCGTGGAAATGAGTAATGCGGAGAATGACCTGCTCACTGCCCAGAACAATTATTTCACAGCACTCTACAACGCAAGTGTATCCAGGATCGATTACCTGAAAGCGTATGGCAAGTTGTAGTTGCTGCATTATTTCTCATTCTAATTCATTCTATATGTCTTACAAACATCACTCCGCATTACTGTTCCTGCTCGTCTTCATGGCATGCGGTCAACCTACAGCTGAAGAAAAACTCAACAAGCTGAAACAACAGGAAGCGGACCTGAAAAAAGAGATTGCACAGCTGGAAAAACAAGTGAATAAAACGGATACTGCCGACAAAAAGATGAAGGCAGTGATCGTCACTGCTGTAAAGGACTCCGTATTCGAACATTATATAGATATACAGGGCGCTGTAGATGCACGTGAAAATGTGAATGTCAGTTCCAAAGTACCAGGTGTGATCACCGCCATTTATGTAAAAGAAGGACAGAACGTATCCAAAGGTCAGACACTGGCACAGGTAGACGATCAGATACTGAGAGCCAATGTGGCGGAACTCCGCACCCAGCTGGACCTGGCCACTACACTCTACGAAAAACAACAGAACCTCTGGAAACAGCAGATTGGCTCTGAAGTACAATACCTCAATGCCAAAAACCAGAAAGAATCACTGGAACGGAAAATGGCTACCCTGAATGATCAACTCTCTCAGGCTAAGATCATATCTCCTATCACTGGTACTATCGATGCGGTGGTTTCCAAACTGGGCGACAATGCAGCACCGGGTTCCACTTCATTCAGAGTGGTGAACAATGTGAACTTACGTGTACTGGCCAATGTTGCAGAAGCTTACGCCGGCGTGGTAAAAACAGGTGATCAGGTAGTAGTAAGATTCCCGGATATCGACAAACAGATCCGTACTAAAATCGGA
This Chitinophaga sancti DNA region includes the following protein-coding sequences:
- a CDS encoding YceI family protein produces the protein MKYIVPIILLTFMAACEQAPKADKATIQDAQSVKEGEGRSYHVDTTVSVVQFIGTKPTGKHTGIFRLLESKLYVQDTLVTGGSIKINMSTLEDKDLAPTDSMLQHKLEAELKGPMFFDIEKYPVAIFEITGVSNFKPSVGKEVLMKDANYTVQGNLTIKDSTKNISFPAFITREKGVIRAEANFNIDRTLWGMTYRSDQSMQDKLINSQVNIQFKLVAKQ
- the paaN gene encoding phenylacetic acid degradation protein PaaN, yielding MLTIKHQNTIDKAVKANHERAFYSQYPEHPKAYGEQAPEEGHNRYKAQLNTPFSQLLQTGESGWAGEEVSPYTMEPLGITYPLFTADDLVEKAVAAAPQWRNTTVDIRADILVETLERIQTYFFDIAYATQHTTGQSFMMSFQASGPHANDRALEAIAMGYHELNRYPAEQLWEKPMGKFALQLKKNFRAMPKGPGLVIGCSTFPVWNSLPGIYADLVTGNPVIVKPHPRAILPIAIAISAIQQVLQEKGFSPNLCQLATDTTAAPITKTLCEHPGIKLIDYTGGSQFGNYVESLSGKTVFTEKAGVNSVILDSVADIDAVMQNLAFSVSLYSGQMCTAPQNFFIPAGGVQTPNGTLSFDDVVEKFKNAVTALVSNPKMGAGTLGALQNDTTLQRAHNAGKLGAKVVLEGQPLVNEEFAHARGFTPAILQVESTDKHIFEQELFGPVLLLVKTKDTDESIQLARQMAEQHGAITCAAYAINPDTKEKITEAMNSVFTPVSFNLTGFIWVNQHAAFSDFHVTGGNPAGNASFTNPEFILRRFVWVGNREIAGS
- a CDS encoding tetratricopeptide repeat protein yields the protein MRASLLKIAICIGFFFATLPVFAQDANELFNTATGFLRSGDYSNAILVLNQAITMDPDNTQYKKQLGFAYFLQGNMSKAKSTIEPLLSKKDADPQLYQIAGNIYQANQEWKTAQKLYEKGLKRFPESGELYNDNGQLLMFLKVYEGGMANWLKGIEKDPTFPGNYYNACRAYSYVKDPSWIIIYGEIFINLESYTDRTAEVRTMLIDAYKKLYNDPSLMTQALEDMENERKSKKHSASEFADSYKASMGKQTSVVMTGIDPETLVMVRTRFLLDWFNFSGVKFPYALFDYQRSLLKEGLFDAYTQWIFGPVSNQSAFKAWTNMHKAEYDAFLQYQRSHPLKVRADEYYNDNRFSLAR
- a CDS encoding DUF1015 domain-containing protein produces the protein MAIIRPFKGLRPTPALAEKVAARPYDVLSAPEAKLEAAGNPYSFYHVSKSEIDLPDGTDVYSQSVYDKAAENLQRFIKDGTLFQDDAPAYYIYRLIMNGRSQTGLVCISSISDYNSGIIKKHEFTRPDKEKDRINNIKTTNAQTGNVFLAYNDVPAINSLIDQWTAHHAPAYDFTAADGIQHTLWVVDDKATNDEITALFETKVPHTYIADGHHRAASASLVQKELEEQQRIGLDDPANYFLTTIFPASQLVILDYNRVVKDLNGLSKEDLLSKLEYDFVVEPIGHLPQAPSMLHEFSMYLDGSWYRLVAQEGTFSYDPIGILDVTILSNNLLDKLLGIKDQRTDKRIDFVGGIRGLQELVKRVDSGEYKVAFALYPVTIQQLFDIADSGNVMPPKSTWFEPKLRDGLVSHVL
- the serC gene encoding 3-phosphoserine/phosphohydroxythreonine transaminase, whose translation is MKVHNFNAGPSVLPNEVLYKASKALIDFEGSGMSILEIGHRTPLFQAVIDEARNLVRELMQLEDDFEVLYLHGGATQQFLQVPMNLLENDGTASYIDTGVWSNKAIKEAKQFGFVDVAGSSKESNYTYIPKQFNVSPKSTYLHITTNNTIYGTQWQHIPETEVPLIGDMSSDILSRQMDFNKFSLIYAGVQKNMGAAGVTMVAVRKSILGKVTRKLPTILDYRNHIENGSMLNTPPVFSIYISMLTLRWLRDQGGAAGIEKLNEKKAAFLYDEIDHNPLFRGTVAKEDRSRMNVCFIMDKPELEDEFLKFTKKEDIVGIKGHRSVGGFRASLYNALPYESVEVLVEAMKYFSLKKA
- a CDS encoding zinc dependent phospholipase C family protein; translation: MFFKRLFSIVVCILLPFTSVGWGFFAHQRINELAVFSLPPAMLALYKPQQAYLKAHATDADKRRYIVAAEGPRHYIDIDHYGPPPYDWIPRSWQAALLQFGEDSLLQYGIVPWYIPLMMARLSKAFQEKDPDKILRLSADLGHYVADAHVPLHACSNHNGQFTGQEGIHGLWESRIPELLADGSFNYWCGKAVYIRDVPTFIWQVVSSSASAADTVLKQEKTLSQRTPPDTKYAYENRKGKLVRTYATSYTKAYQQLLGNMVERRMRAAIHAVASCWYTAWVDAGQPPLNNINKKLKEYTPLPDTGKMIGRVEE
- a CDS encoding DUF502 domain-containing protein, whose amino-acid sequence is MSPRIRLKVLASKILRYFFQGLLILAPIGVTAFTLYYLFVTIDNIFPKDLISQEAPFSYLRFKGVGFALVLLLVVTVGYLSSSFILGRIFALFDGILEKTPFIKYIYSSVKDVFDAFVGEKKKFDHPVLVQIYGVDVWEMGFITQPDVTILGLEGYMAVYVPHAYAITGKVFMVPAKKVKPLTNISAGEAMKFAVSGGVTSLEHHHK
- a CDS encoding TetR/AcrR family transcriptional regulator, which gives rise to MEIQSRILDTAFNLFSQFGTRSITMDDIAQKMGVSKKTLYAHFADKDELVTHAITRFLHAVDADCKANQIQAVNAIDELFLVMEMLDKQFRNMKPFVLLDLQRYHSTAYQAFLSYRDTSMQSIIRENLQRGIREGLYRADLDVDVLTRYRLATAMLCFQPDVFAPGLYEMSKVQRILLEHFLYGLVSSKGFQRIEAYKPQLS
- a CDS encoding TolC family protein, which gives rise to MQANKKRTGWIGALLLLIFHTGMAQSPANTPLAPMSLTAKEAVDYALANQATVRNAKLDELIQLAKNKEVSGMALPQLSGAGSFQHNPIVQKQLIDASNFSDTVPKGTLVPFAFGLKFNVLGEVKFNQVLFDPSVLVALQARKTLEELSHRGVQKAEIDVKVNVYKSYYNVLSARKALTILRGNLTTLEKLLGETRETYKNGLVEKLDVDRLVVQVTNLRTEETKLQNLSEVGLAALKYSMGMPMQQELTLTDTLSIAEIKSAVAVEKFDYSQRIEYQLLESQKKAYEYDLKRYKYNALPILSLFGTGGVSRASDVFNYFDKQTWYGYVGYGVNLSFNIFTGFQRKRKVDQAFLQVKKTEVSIEDAKLGIDLEQAQSTSNLRNNIVALEAQESNMQLAQEVYNTTQIKYKEGVGSSVEMSNAENDLLTAQNNYFTALYNASVSRIDYLKAYGKL
- a CDS encoding efflux RND transporter periplasmic adaptor subunit, whose protein sequence is MSYKHHSALLFLLVFMACGQPTAEEKLNKLKQQEADLKKEIAQLEKQVNKTDTADKKMKAVIVTAVKDSVFEHYIDIQGAVDARENVNVSSKVPGVITAIYVKEGQNVSKGQTLAQVDDQILRANVAELRTQLDLATTLYEKQQNLWKQQIGSEVQYLNAKNQKESLERKMATLNDQLSQAKIISPITGTIDAVVSKLGDNAAPGSTSFRVVNNVNLRVLANVAEAYAGVVKTGDQVVVRFPDIDKQIRTKIGFAARTIDPVSRTIKVEVPLTSDPALRPNMIAQIKIIDYATPHALVIPVNIIQYALGKSYVIVAEKSKDGWIAKRREVEVGRTYNDKAEIKSGLQAGDNVVTTGYQGLNDNDLIQL